The stretch of DNA catgttttaaaaacatttagccGAGGACTTCTGTGAAGTTGTGACATCGCAACGATACGCTCATTTGGAGATGTTGTAGCCAGAAGAAATCCGAGTGCTCGGCACAGCTGGCTGGTGCTAGCCAGCCACAACAGAGGATCATTGATATTAATGAGACTTAAAGACACCcattaaaacagcctgttcttggtaaagctcatgagaggctcTGGAGAATCGATATGTAAAACCGGACAGAGATCGTTTTTGGTCCTTAAAACCACTCGGCATCAGGGCCTGAAATATAACAATGGAAAGGTGTATAATATGGGACCTTTACATCCAGAAAGTAGCAATCTCCATCTTTAGGcaaaatattttccatgtaaTGAAACGTAGTCACACCACGTTGGTTTCCATTTGTAACAGGAACTGCTAATAAAACTAGATTTCATCTGTCTGGCCTCAACAGCCTTTATCTATATAGACAATCAATGAATGATTTCAATTGAATGTTACACTCGCTAGAGTTATCATATGCTGTCAATGATTTATTGGTTTTAACAAATTCACATGTTGTTTTTGCTGTGCAGAGAAGAACGTCTGGAGTCACATCAATCATGCAAAGGAATGAACAGGGAAATAGCATAGATGCCATTACCCAGCGCTCTCCAGGCCCTAGCCAGACGCCTGTTCCCCAGGCTGCCTGCAGTGGTGTTCTGAGTGGCCTCACAGTGTCCCCATCTTGCAGTTCAGCCTGGTACAGCAGTGTCCTGCCAGGCCTACGTCAAACACTTCCACCTATTGTACAGTCTGCAATAACCTGTAGAGTTCACAGTGCTCACATTATTCTGCCTTTCACAAATTCCTCTTTTTAAATGTGCTCTTATTAAAATAGAGTTGCTGCATATGATGTGTCCTTAGAGGCTAAATTATGGCTTTGTAATCACAGCACACCCCAACTGAGAAGCCTGATTAGATAATTTGCTActttttccaggcttttataATAGCATGGGTTCATTAATATTGCACTTGGTATTTTGTAGatcattattgtaattattattatccgTTATTATATAGTATTTTCAGTAGTTAGAGATTTTAATTTGTGGAtaaatttgttttgaaacaaaatACCCTGTTTAAAAACTAGGCTTGCTGTGACTTGAgatgtggatgttttttttaaaagtcattTTTAAGAGACATTTAATGTAGAACAGGTGATGTGGTGTGATCCCTTATCTTTATATAGAGAGAAACTGAAGATGTAATTATTAATAACAAAGTCTGGCTTGGAATACATACAAttccctccaaaagtatgtAGAGTGATTTTTGAGCCATGGTTTGGTTTGCACATCTGAAAGCAGTCAAATTTAGCCCATGTATGTGAACGGGGGGTCTCTGTATCTTGCACTAAAGTCACAGAATTTGCAGTACTGAATTAAGTCACTTGGTTTTTGTCTACTGACCCCTATCTGAAGAGACAATTTGATCATAATTGAACTATTTTTTCTCTCTTGGAAATAGTGTTGAACTGCTCTAAATTTCTAAGTAGAACAACATGTAATAGAATAAGGTTACATTGTTAGATAGATGCTTTAATTCTGACAAATGAACTGTATAACAACAGAGCTCAATGACCAGGACTCAGGTGAGCTACTGGTTATTGGGCTATCTGCACGACTTTCAATTTATCTGTAGGGCATACAGAGGACTCATTTGTACTGGTATGTGCTTGGACCTGGACACAAGTGCTTCCTGTTCAGTCATGCTAACGTGGTCATCTAGGTATAGCATTACACTGgtagaatgtaaaaaataaatgaatagacaTTGCTAAGTTGTGGTTATGGTTTCAGTACTAATACACCCTTAAAAATGTGGTTCTAGAAGTCCGCTAAATCATCTGCATTTCTGGAAAGCTGAGAGCCTCAGTGTAGGTGAACTTGCTTTACTTTCTTGCAATTTATTCCCTATTTCttccaaaataaagaagaatcTTATGTCATGGAAACGAAAAGTGGGCTTTATGGCACCcgtcaagtttttattttttgtgctatGTTTTCCTTTCTGCCCCCCAACTGGTCCAATATCATTGGCAATATTACTATAGAGGTTTTGATgaccacagacacatacatacagcaatTGCCGTCATTCTTTATCGACTTTTGCTAGCAGAACACTTTTATAAAAGCCATTTATAGCTGGGAAACCAGCAGATAGTATTGATTGTCATTGGATGAGTCCTAGCTTTGAACAGCACCGTGTTGTGAAGTGCCATAGTGCCTGTCTCGGGATCACTGGTAGCCGAAGCCAGTCACAGCCGCCCAGTGGGCGCCTATTATTTGACTGAATAAGCAGAGGTGATTCATTCAAGCATGATTGATTTTCCATTTGGCCTGTATGTATTTTTGGATTGGATGGGGGGATTCTTTCTGTTTcagaaaattattaatgttatttCTCCTGGGATAATCCTTGAATTGATTGAAGGATTGCTCTGTCTGTTTTATATTTCTGATCtgattattcataataataataataattcattttatttaaagtggTTCtaaaaacacaggaatacatTGTACTTCAGAATCCTATTACACAAATTGAAGTAAGAGTCACAACATAAATGTGATTCCAGCAACAACATAAATGTGATTCCAGCAACAACATAaatgtgcctctctctccctccctccctccctccctccctctctcttgcagCATTCGGCAGGCGAAGGTGCAGATTCTCCCAGAGCGAGTGCTTCCGGACCCCCTCTCTGCGGTGCAGCTGGCTCCCCTGTGCCGGCTCCAGAGGAGGGCGTCCTGCCGGCCCCCTGCCCTGCAGTGTGAGGAGCTCCAGCGCTGGTGGGAGTCCTACAGGAAGGTGAGGCCACTGGGGCTACTGCAGTACAGTACTGCTGAGTTCATCCCCCAAAGAAAAGATCCATTTCTGTCTGGGCTATCGGGGAGTCTACATCACagtttacattgcattacatttcgGCATAAGCTACACCTCATGATATCTCCCCATGCTTCTTTTATGTTCAGTATCCATACTGTATACAACAATGCATATTTGAAGTACATTATTCCGGGGAAAGTTCCTGCCAGTATTTGCTGCTTCACAGTTTTATATTGGTGATATAAATCATATTAACATATCCAAGACATCATCAGGCACAGTATGGTGAGAAGTGGGTTTTTGTTGGGGTTGGGGGAGTACACTTTATGGAGCTGgaccaaaataaacattaaaaaaagctaATATTGCGTTAATATAATAAGCCCTAGTTTCATTGGTTCCTTGGCagtcagataaaaataaatatatataatgtgtttattttctgggcagtgcggatggtgcagtgggtagcactgccgcctcacagcaaggaggtcctgggttcgaatcccggtcggccggggcctctctgtgtggagtttgcatgttctccccgtgtctgcgtgggtttcctccgtgtactccggtttcctcccacagtccaaagacaagcaggttaggctgattggagagtctaaattgcccataggtatgagtgtgtgagtgaatggtgtgtgtgccctgcgatggactggcgacctgtccagggtgtattgctgcctttcgcccaatgtatgctgggatagactccagcccccctgcgaccctgttcaggataagcgggttaagataatggatggatggatggatgtttattttctgaCCCCTTGCCaataatacagtatgtactgatATCCTGTGCACATCCAAGCACCGGCAGTCACTCGAAGTAGGCACTCATCGTGATTTATCCATACTGATCGTACCTTGCATCTTGTGGGATGGTGTAGGGCTTCTGCTCTGGGGgctgaaaggaaaggaagacaCTTCATCTTTTTAGTGGATTCAGCTCATGCTGCCCTTTCTCTCAGCGGCCATGTTGGGCAAGAATGTTGGGCAGATGGCAGGCTGACTGAAAGCGTCACTTGTGGTTTGAGTGCTTTCTGGCACACTACCCTCACGTGTAAATGTAGGCCACATGAATACATCCTAACTTTAAGGTGGAACACTGGAGCAGGTCCAGGCCAGCACCTGACTCAAAGTGCCTggagttttgtttgttttcccatCTATTTCACCAAAGCACACAGATCAGTTAGACCTCATTACTTTTTGCCCCAATTAGTCACCGGCCAGTAGGCCTGCCAGCAGAGTGGGCACCAGCCTGGGCAGAATCCAGTGGACCAGGGCAGGCTGCAGGCCGTGCTGggggtgtaaatgtgtgtaaaacAAACAGGAGGCACTTTGCAGGAGTAATATCCTGTGTCGTCTCACTCCACGCCTGCCTTTCATGGATATGGTTGCCACTCCACTGTCGCCCAGAGTCCcccacctgcacaaacacatttatacTTCTCTCAAAGGGGCTTGCCATCAGTTATTTGGGCTGTCCCAAATAACAGGGATCCAGAAAACTGTGTTTTAAAGTCGAATGAAATCGGCTGTTCAGTCGGTGTCCTTTCAAACAGTAGCCTGTCCTTGTTGCTGTCTATCACACAGCATCATATCCAAATTAGAGCCGATGAATGTTTTCAAAAGCAAGAGCTCCTACCAGTATCCACTGTTCACAGTAGGCTACAGTTTTACAGTTCTTTCcatttgatttatatttatactGTGGTTATCGTATTTCCACCAGCAGTACAGAAGCCCCCTGTTTTGAGATCACATCACACAGGAATGAAAATCCACCAAAATGAACTGTGGAGGGTCAGTCTGTGAATTATGTGCGTGTCTACTCTAAGTCATTCATGCATACTTATCCtgctatacagtatttactatTGTCCATAGCATTGCCTAATCAGGGAGTATGTTAGTGGGTACAGTCAGGTCAGGTGTGTGTACCAGCAGTATGTTCAGTGTACTGCTTTAACACAAGTACTGCACAAGCTCCGCTGTTGGGCTGTGATGCTGAACTAAGCTAGGGACATGCACTTTGGAGTGCGCTTGTCTGCCCTGTCCTAAACGCACCATGTCCCTACAAGGACGATGAATAtgattggccattccaaattatGAAGGAAGATCAATATCttggataaaaatgtgtttgaaaaaGAGACGCCTGTTTAAGGTTCTTCTATGTCATCCAGCTAACTAATGTGGCTAACTATTGTGGCTCTGACAGTAGCTCACAGTAGCTGTGTGATTATTATGACTGCTGCGTAGGAGGATAGTTTGAGCCAATTAATTCTTGTTCATGGTGAGGGTTATTAATGGGAACACTGTGTTTTCCAGAGAAACTTTCACTGTGCCGGTCTCACTTCGTGGCCTGCCTGGGTCTACACGCTATACGACTCGGTGAGTGCAGAGGATGATGAAGCAATCATGAACAACATGTCACACCAAACAATCACTTTTAGCACTGTAGGATGGATGAagaaaaatattgattgaaacTTTTTACATTTAGGTGCTCATAGTCTGCAGCTGGCAGCTTTAATTTTTGATATGTctgcctttctctgtctctttccacTCTCAATTTCTGtacctttctgtctctcttttgcTATTCAATACAATTCTACTTAGTTGGCTGTTGGTGTGACAAGGATACAGTTAAATTTCCAACTTATGTTAACACAAAAAACCATAAACTCACCATAAAGTGAGAAATAACTAAatcataattaagaagaaagtgaAGACTATACAAGACATAAATAGCTATAAACTATGAATGGTATTATAATTCGAAGGgttttttcacatattttttctgTAATAATAGAAGAAATGGGGTATCGGTTATAATGCTATTGTCAGTGTATTTTACTGTAGGCTATTTGTTCCTAGCAGCTGGTTACTGCCCTgctgatttatttttcaattcaaGCTGATGTTACTGTTGTACAGTTGTGCATGTTATTTTAATTGTGTCCCACTGCTGTTCCATGACCTTTATAAATAAACTTTCTAtgattttcaacaacttttCCGTCACTGCTCCGGGACTTGCAAATGTTTACTGTGGCAAATGACCAGCCTTAGCTGTTATTCATGttaatcaaataattattttttcaacaaaatttgCTTGAAATACATGGGGTGTTCTGTGCTTTCTGTAAATGATTTAAACCCCATAATTCTGCTCCATTCCCAGGAGATTCTCATGAACCGGGTGAGGAGACAGCTACACGAGTGGGACGAAAACCTGAAGGATGAGTCCCTCCCTACAAATGTTATAGGTATAGCCCAAAACTCCCAGCTGCCACTACCAACCTGTAGTTTACCTATAGGCACACAAACCTCTCCTCTGTGCCTCTCCTGTCTCACCAGTATCACGTGGGAGAGTAACATTAGGAGAGAGAGGTTCAGTAATGTGCGGTTAGTAGTAGCAGAGGACAGCCGTCCATGGTGTTCTGTGGTCATGTGTTCATGCTGGCTGTGGGCATTGTCTTTCCTGGTGAGATTTTTCATACAGGGTGGCAGCCTGCCTTCCCATTGACGACGCCCTGCGCATTCAGCTGCTGAAGATTGGCAGTGCTGTCCAAAGACTACGCTGTGAGCTGAACATCATGGACCgggtgagtctgtctgtctccaagtctgtctgtctgtatgtatgtctgtctgtctccaagTGGTCCTTTTTAGggtcagattttttttgttgttgctgttttagTACTTCTGTGTTATTATAAAAGGTGTAATTCGTTTTCAGAAATGTGGTAAATGTGGGGAGAATGGCTGCAGACACAGTCCTTGACCTCATTgatatttgattaaataaataaactaaaatgacATTGTGTAAGGGCATTTATCTGTCTGTCCTTCACAGTGCACCTCACTGTGCTGCAAGCAGTGCCAAGACACAGAGCTCACAACAAAGAACGAAATATTCAGGTGAGACATGGGTCACGTCTACCCCTACAAGCTGCCACATGTCCCTTCACAATGGAATGACATGTAGTCAAACACAGCGACTACAGACTGAATGGTGTTTCATTGACTCAAAGCCCGCTGTGTTTTCCAATGTTTACAGCGTACTGTAATAACATGGTAGGAGAGGAGCGGAGGGCTTGATTTTACAATCACCACTTAGGAAAACCACTTCATCTGTCCGTTTCACATTCAGTTACTCAGATGATGACTCAGAGCTGTATCTGGTatcctgtttatttatttccagtttGCTCGGTTTGTTTTACTTGTGTGCTGTAATGAACCCACATCATGATAATGAACCCACGTCATGATAATGAACCTAAGTCATGATAATGAACCCAAGTCATGATAATGCTCTTTGTGATTAttgttctttttgtgtgtgtgtgtgttttttattgagGATATGATCTTGGAGACTTTTTAAAGGGGTACTTATAAATGTGCAGCATTCAGTGAAtaattcatgaataattcattattCTTTCCCTGTGTATGAGGCCTCGGAGCTGTTAGAACTATAGCTCAGACAGcttgttagattttttttattagtgacaataataataataataataataataggagaTTGACCTAGCATTGTTTCTTATTCCTGTAGCCTGTCCCTGTATGGGCCCATGGCTGCCTATGTGAATCCCCACGGATACGTCCACGAAACCCTGACCGTTTATAAGGCCAGCAATCTCAACCTGACCGGCCGGCAGTCCACGATGCACAGCTGGTTTCCCGGGTAACCGCTCGCTTTGTTTGTGTGGTGCTGGTGTGAAATACGTGGCAACCTTTTTTACTGCGTAATCAGTAACCGCCTGAAACAACTTCACCCGAGATGTGAgcctgtttttaaaatgtttttgaatttcACTTCAATTAATATTTCAAGTAATGTTTTTAAACTTCACTTCAATTAATATTTCGGTCAGCAATTCATGATTTGGCTGTGATATCCATGGCCTAAGTATAAGCATATATCCCACATTAAATGGTCCAGTGGATAAACCTCTACTGTACCTTAGTAAAAGAATAGTGGGAGGACTTGCGTTCAAGACAGCGAGGGCTCGTGGTGAACTACTGTtgaacaaattaaaattaacattttatttggttttgccatcaacatattttatatacaaatggatgcgacttaaGTCTAACAATGCCCgctagctgatttgttgcttacctgcgatttatttttaaaggtatgAACTAATATTAAATTGATTGAAGTGTAATATAACAGCCAAATCATTGTCAACTTTTGTCctcatcagcagccattttacatttgccacacactaccttttcaaactgctagttaacgttagctgacATTCATGGcggtttgaatatgttggccgACTTTAGCTAAAGTTAGCCGTCTTGAACACAGTCAGGTGTAGCACACCGGTGTCAGCGTGGCTCTGGCTTCCCCACGCAGGTACGCCTGGACCATCGCGCAGTGCCGGACCTGTGGCTCCCACGCCGGCTGGAAGTTCACTGCCACGCAGAAGGACATG from Conger conger chromosome 14, fConCon1.1, whole genome shotgun sequence encodes:
- the LOC133110013 gene encoding protein cereblon-like — encoded protein: MADEGGGEDNNINNNMGNLVPFLPENEEDEDDMESEDHDSDTAEKPNINFDPSLPTSHAYLGADMEEFHGRTVHDEDSCQMIPVLPHVTVMLIPGQTLPLQLFRPQEVSMMRNLIQRDRTFAVLAYSDSQEQQAEFGTTAEIYAYREEQEYGIETVKVKAVGRQRFRVHELRTQTDGIRQAKVQILPERVLPDPLSAVQLAPLCRLQRRASCRPPALQCEELQRWWESYRKRNFHCAGLTSWPAWVYTLYDSEILMNRVRRQLHEWDENLKDESLPTNVIDFSYRVAACLPIDDALRIQLLKIGSAVQRLRCELNIMDRCTSLCCKQCQDTELTTKNEIFSLSLYGPMAAYVNPHGYVHETLTVYKASNLNLTGRQSTMHSWFPGYAWTIAQCRTCGSHAGWKFTATQKDMSPQRFWGLTRSALLPRIPVSEREEGGEEASRMLCL